From the genome of Hymenobacter gelipurpurascens:
ACTGGTTTCCATCATCCGGGGGGCCGATCCGGATCATCTCGTCAGTATGGTCAGGGCGTTGCATGCGGGCGGGGTGCGGTCAGTGGAAATCACCATCAATTCCCCCAAAGCACTGGCAGGCATCGAGAAAGTAGCCGATGAACTGGGCGACCAGCTGATGGTGGGCGCCGGCACCGTCCTCGACCCTGAAACGGCGCGGGCGGCGCTGCTGGCGGGGGCGCAGTTCATCATCTCGCCTACCCTCAACAAGAAGACCATTCAGATGACCAAGCGCTACGGCGCCGTCAGTATTCCCGGCGGCTTCACGCCCACCGAAATCCTGACGGCCTACGAGCACGGCGCTGATATTGTGAAGGTGTTTCCGGCCTCGCTGGGCGCCGCGTATTTCAAGGATATCAAAGGTCCGCTGCCCCACATTCCGCTGATGCCGACTGGCGGCGTGAAGCTGGAAAACATCCGGGAGTTTCAGCAGGCCGGGGCCGCCGCCTTTGGGCTGGGCAGCTCTTTGGTAGATACCAGCCGGCCTTATTCCGAGGAGTATCTGCGGGAGCTAACCCGCAAGGCCCAGCAGTTTGTGCAGGCTATTTCCGCCGCTTTTTAAGTAGCCGAAAGCCTTAC
Proteins encoded in this window:
- a CDS encoding bifunctional 4-hydroxy-2-oxoglutarate aldolase/2-dehydro-3-deoxy-phosphogluconate aldolase, whose product is MSSPVLSHLLEHKLVSIIRGADPDHLVSMVRALHAGGVRSVEITINSPKALAGIEKVADELGDQLMVGAGTVLDPETARAALLAGAQFIISPTLNKKTIQMTKRYGAVSIPGGFTPTEILTAYEHGADIVKVFPASLGAAYFKDIKGPLPHIPLMPTGGVKLENIREFQQAGAAAFGLGSSLVDTSRPYSEEYLRELTRKAQQFVQAISAAF